The following coding sequences lie in one bacterium genomic window:
- the tgt gene encoding tRNA guanosine(34) transglycosylase Tgt, whose translation MADFRFELISGGASGPRLGRVHTAHGAFDTPAFLPVGTYGAVKTVTPEEVRDCGAQAILANTYHLHLRPGEEQVRALGGLHRFTHWDGPILTDSGGFQVFSLSELRTVTPEGVHFRSHLDGSMRFLSPESAVAIQEALGSDIMMVLDECLPYPATREQAERSLELTRAWAARCKAAWRGANALFGIVQGGAWPELRLRSLEGLLAIDFPGYALGGFSVGEPPAMMYDLVGATAPHLPAGRPRYLMGVGTPVDLVECVDRGIDFFDCVMPTRNARNGTLFTAAGPVNIRNAAHAGDAAPIEADCPCATCRSYSRAYLRHLALSRETLGLRLNTIHNLSYYQRLMAGARAAVAAGRWREFRDAFRAGHAAQA comes from the coding sequence ATGGCTGACTTCCGCTTCGAGCTGATCTCCGGCGGCGCGTCCGGGCCCCGCCTCGGGCGCGTGCACACGGCTCACGGCGCGTTCGACACGCCCGCGTTCCTTCCCGTCGGGACCTACGGCGCCGTCAAGACCGTCACCCCGGAGGAGGTGCGCGACTGCGGGGCGCAGGCGATCCTCGCGAACACCTACCACCTGCACCTGCGCCCTGGCGAGGAGCAGGTGCGCGCCCTCGGCGGACTGCACCGCTTCACGCACTGGGACGGTCCGATCCTCACCGACAGCGGCGGCTTCCAGGTCTTCAGCCTCAGCGAGCTGCGCACGGTGACCCCCGAGGGGGTGCACTTTCGCTCGCACCTCGACGGGTCCATGCGCTTTCTCTCGCCGGAGTCGGCGGTCGCGATCCAGGAGGCGCTGGGCTCGGACATCATGATGGTGCTCGACGAGTGCCTGCCGTACCCGGCCACGCGCGAGCAGGCCGAGCGATCGCTCGAGCTGACGCGCGCCTGGGCGGCCCGCTGCAAGGCGGCGTGGCGCGGCGCGAACGCGCTCTTCGGCATCGTCCAGGGCGGCGCCTGGCCCGAGCTGCGGCTGCGCTCGCTCGAGGGGCTGCTCGCGATCGACTTCCCCGGCTACGCGCTCGGCGGCTTCTCCGTCGGCGAGCCCCCGGCGATGATGTACGACCTCGTCGGCGCGACCGCGCCGCACCTTCCGGCCGGGCGCCCGCGCTACCTCATGGGGGTCGGCACGCCGGTCGATCTCGTGGAGTGCGTCGACCGCGGCATCGACTTCTTCGACTGCGTGATGCCGACGCGCAACGCCCGCAACGGCACGCTCTTCACGGCCGCCGGGCCCGTGAACATCCGCAACGCCGCGCACGCCGGCGACGCCGCCCCGATCGAGGCGGACTGCCCCTGCGCGACCTGCCGCTCGTACAGCCGCGCCTACCTGCGGCACCTGGCGCTCTCGCGCGAGACGCTCGGTTTGCGGTTGAACACGATCCACAACCTGTCGTATTATCAACGGCTCATGGCGGGCGCACGCGCGGCGGTGGCGGCCGGCCGGTGGCGGGAGTTCCGCGACGCGTTCCGCGCGGGGCACGCCGCACAAGCGTAG
- a CDS encoding RNA methyltransferase, which translates to MAGGVRAAPPPPRGLLSRVAIVLVEPREPGNIGAAARAMANMGLSRLVLVRPVDFLVPDAYRMALAAKPILEGAVVADDLGAALAGFGFVAGTTRRGGSGRRGRVTPRALAAEVCGLEGSDEAALLFGREDSGLTNEELQYCQRLVTIPSSAGFGSLNLAQSVLVLAYELFLATGAADGPPSGRRRATTVELESLYGHMERVLLEIGYLHADNPARMMRVFRRLIGRAGPDEREVRALRGIFRQVGWYAGRRGERPAPAEPGADD; encoded by the coding sequence GTGGCCGGCGGCGTCCGCGCGGCCCCGCCCCCGCCCCGCGGCCTGCTCTCGCGGGTTGCCATCGTCCTCGTCGAGCCCCGCGAACCGGGGAACATCGGCGCGGCGGCGCGGGCGATGGCCAACATGGGGCTCTCGCGCCTCGTGCTCGTGCGGCCCGTCGACTTCCTCGTCCCCGACGCCTATCGGATGGCGCTGGCCGCCAAGCCGATCCTCGAGGGCGCTGTCGTCGCCGACGACCTTGGCGCGGCTCTTGCGGGCTTCGGCTTCGTCGCCGGGACGACGCGCCGCGGCGGCTCGGGCCGGCGCGGCAGGGTGACGCCGCGCGCGCTCGCCGCGGAAGTGTGCGGACTCGAGGGGAGCGACGAAGCCGCGCTGCTCTTCGGGCGCGAGGACAGCGGGCTGACGAACGAGGAGCTGCAGTACTGCCAGCGCCTCGTGACCATCCCCTCGAGCGCGGGGTTCGGCTCGCTCAACCTTGCCCAGTCGGTCCTCGTCCTCGCCTACGAGCTCTTCCTCGCCACCGGCGCGGCGGACGGCCCGCCTTCGGGGCGCCGCCGGGCGACGACCGTGGAGCTCGAGAGCCTGTACGGGCACATGGAGCGCGTGCTCCTCGAGATCGGCTACCTGCACGCCGACAACCCGGCGCGGATGATGCGCGTCTTCCGGCGGCTGATCGGGCGCGCCGGGCCGGACGAGCGCGAGGTGCGCGCCCTGCGGGGGATCTTCAGACAGGTCGGCTGGTACGCGGGGCGGCGGGGCGAGCGGCCGGCGCCGGCGGAGCCCGGCGCTGATGATTGA
- the secD gene encoding protein translocase subunit SecD, which produces MRFWIIVATLVAGALCLAPTLLGEMPAWWTKVVPVQRLRLGLDLKGGVHLVLGVEIDKAVENATERVANELRDTFRRKRLGVGTVRREGLTTIVLVPSPESSRDKIRVELDEYPTFQIDKDAADEIRLTMRSAEVDRIRTFAVDQGLETIRNRIDQFGVSETTVVKQGTNRILVELPGVSDPRRAIELIGKTALLEFKLLDETNSLEEALKGNVPPGSQILYQQDKDPSTGRTSRTPYLVQKRVILTGTDLNDAKVDLSGSSGKGPAVSMSFNNRGARTFALVTEENVGKRLAIVLDDNVYSAPVIQEKITGGRAQITGRFTVEEATDLAIVLRAGSLPAPVEILENRSVGPSLGADLIRKGIISTVVGCLLVMVFMAIYYGLSGLVADFALLVNLTLLLASLAALRASLTMPGIAGIVLTLGIAVDANVLIFERIREELRGGRAIRAAIETGYARAFVTILDTHVTAMLTAVVLYFAGSGPVKGFGVTLFVGLAISLFTAVVVTRVIFDWVTMTRKITKLSI; this is translated from the coding sequence ATGCGGTTCTGGATCATCGTGGCCACGCTGGTGGCGGGTGCGCTCTGCCTGGCGCCGACGCTGCTCGGCGAGATGCCGGCCTGGTGGACCAAGGTGGTGCCGGTGCAGAGGCTCCGGCTCGGGCTGGACCTCAAGGGCGGCGTGCACCTGGTCCTCGGCGTGGAGATCGACAAGGCGGTCGAGAACGCGACCGAGCGCGTCGCCAACGAGCTGCGCGACACCTTCCGGCGCAAGCGCCTGGGCGTCGGCACCGTGCGGCGCGAGGGGTTGACGACGATCGTGCTCGTGCCGTCCCCCGAGAGCTCGCGCGACAAGATCAGGGTCGAGCTCGACGAGTACCCCACGTTCCAGATCGACAAGGACGCGGCCGACGAGATCCGGCTGACGATGCGCTCGGCCGAGGTCGACCGCATCCGCACCTTCGCCGTCGACCAGGGGCTCGAGACCATCCGCAACCGCATCGACCAGTTCGGCGTCTCGGAGACGACGGTCGTCAAGCAGGGGACCAACCGCATCCTGGTGGAGCTGCCCGGCGTGAGCGACCCGCGCCGCGCCATCGAGCTGATCGGCAAGACCGCGCTGCTGGAGTTCAAGCTGCTGGACGAGACCAACAGCCTCGAGGAGGCGCTCAAGGGCAACGTCCCGCCGGGGAGCCAGATCCTCTACCAGCAGGACAAGGACCCGTCGACCGGCCGCACCAGCCGCACGCCGTACCTGGTGCAGAAGCGGGTGATCCTGACCGGGACCGACCTCAACGACGCCAAGGTCGACCTCTCCGGCTCCTCGGGCAAGGGCCCGGCGGTCTCGATGAGCTTCAACAACCGCGGCGCGCGCACCTTCGCCCTCGTCACCGAGGAGAACGTCGGCAAGCGCCTGGCGATCGTGCTCGACGACAACGTCTACTCGGCGCCGGTGATCCAGGAGAAGATCACGGGCGGCCGCGCCCAGATCACGGGGCGCTTCACGGTCGAGGAGGCGACCGACCTGGCGATCGTCCTGCGGGCGGGCAGCCTGCCGGCCCCGGTCGAGATCCTCGAGAACCGCAGCGTCGGCCCCTCCCTCGGCGCGGACCTGATCCGCAAGGGCATCATCTCGACGGTGGTCGGCTGCCTGCTGGTCATGGTCTTCATGGCCATCTACTACGGCCTCTCGGGCCTCGTCGCGGACTTCGCGCTGCTGGTCAACCTCACGCTGCTGCTGGCCTCGCTGGCGGCGCTGCGCGCCTCGCTGACCATGCCCGGCATCGCCGGCATCGTGCTGACGCTCGGCATCGCGGTCGACGCGAACGTGCTGATCTTCGAGCGCATCCGCGAGGAGCTGCGCGGCGGGCGCGCGATCCGCGCGGCCATCGAGACCGGCTATGCCCGGGCCTTCGTCACGATCCTCGACACCCACGTGACGGCGATGCTCACGGCCGTGGTGCTCTACTTCGCCGGCTCCGGTCCGGTCAAGGGCTTCGGCGTGACGCTCTTCGTCGGCCTGGCGATCAGCCTCTTCACGGCGGTCGTCGTCACGCGCGTGATCTTCGACTGGGTCACCATGACCCGCAAGATCACGAAGCTCAGCATCTAA
- the secF gene encoding protein translocase subunit SecF codes for MSMHWIKPDTKIPFVRIMKYTTGLVSITAILLAVLALVRHGGLIYGIDFKGGSNVELKFKQPVEIDAVRGGLDTVGLGKSEIKYFGDRQSVLLATEMSTTDVKGVEAEVRKALDGKFGAGAYEIQRVEMVGPKVGADLRAQAFWAVMVSLVLILGYITWRFEFKFALGAIVATTHDVVIALGLFTLLGKTFTLPVLAAILTIAGYSTNDTIVVFDRIRENLRRGARQTLGDTIDLSINETLSRTVLTALTVVIVLVALYVYGGEIIRDFAWVMLLGVLIGTYSSIFVASPIVLLWQGKGIRLRK; via the coding sequence ATGAGCATGCACTGGATCAAGCCTGACACCAAGATCCCCTTCGTCCGGATCATGAAATACACGACGGGCCTCGTGTCCATCACGGCGATCCTGCTCGCGGTGCTGGCGCTGGTGCGCCACGGCGGCCTGATCTACGGGATCGACTTCAAGGGCGGCAGCAACGTCGAGCTGAAGTTCAAGCAGCCGGTCGAGATCGACGCGGTGCGCGGCGGGCTCGACACGGTCGGTCTCGGCAAGAGCGAGATCAAGTACTTCGGCGACCGCCAGTCGGTGCTGCTGGCCACCGAGATGTCGACGACCGACGTCAAGGGCGTCGAGGCCGAGGTGCGCAAGGCCCTCGACGGGAAGTTCGGGGCGGGCGCCTACGAGATCCAGCGCGTGGAGATGGTCGGGCCGAAAGTCGGCGCCGACCTGCGGGCGCAGGCCTTCTGGGCCGTGATGGTCTCGCTCGTGCTCATCCTCGGCTACATCACCTGGCGCTTCGAGTTCAAGTTCGCCCTCGGCGCCATCGTCGCCACGACCCACGACGTGGTCATCGCGCTCGGGCTCTTCACGCTGCTCGGCAAGACCTTCACCCTGCCGGTGCTGGCCGCGATCCTGACGATCGCCGGCTACTCGACGAACGACACGATCGTCGTCTTCGACCGGATCCGGGAGAACCTGCGCCGCGGCGCGCGCCAGACGCTCGGCGACACGATCGACCTCTCCATCAACGAGACGCTCAGCCGGACGGTCCTGACGGCGCTGACCGTGGTCATCGTGCTGGTGGCGCTCTACGTCTACGGCGGGGAGATCATCCGCGACTTCGCCTGGGTGATGCTGCTCGGGGTGCTCATCGGGACCTACTCCTCGATCTTCGTCGCCAGCCCGATCGTCCTCCTCTGGCAGGGCAAGGGCATCCGCCTGCGCAAGTAG
- the yajC gene encoding preprotein translocase subunit YajC has translation MSTAIVSVASAWAQQAAGAPQQQGPGGLVGFLLGPFGMMIIIFAIIYLLIMRPQQKKQKQQQEMLRNLQRGDKVLTQAGIYGTIVELNEKAVVLQVDDEKRVRLKISRWSVADKVTEDIGV, from the coding sequence ATGTCGACAGCGATCGTGAGCGTGGCCAGCGCCTGGGCACAGCAGGCGGCCGGCGCGCCGCAGCAGCAGGGGCCGGGTGGACTCGTGGGGTTCCTCCTCGGGCCGTTCGGAATGATGATCATCATCTTCGCGATCATCTACCTGCTCATCATGCGGCCGCAGCAGAAGAAGCAGAAGCAGCAGCAGGAGATGCTGCGCAACCTGCAGCGGGGCGACAAGGTGCTCACCCAGGCCGGGATCTACGGCACGATTGTCGAGCTCAACGAGAAGGCCGTTGTGCTGCAGGTTGACGACGAGAAGCGGGTCCGGCTCAAGATCAGCCGCTGGTCGGTCGCCGACAAGGTCACCGAGGACATCGGGGTCTAG